The region CTAAGCGTCTGTCTTACAACAACACACGTTCAGAATTCATTGTTCTATTGATGACGTGCAAATATATTCGTATAACGAAGCTACTACAAATTTTATGAATTATAAAAAATCTAAGCCTTCGGCTACCTGTATACTTACGCAGGGACCGAAGGCTTAGATTTTTAAAAGAATAGTAAATACCTACTCTGTGCTTAATAAGGGGCAAAAACGAGATCCTGCACTGGAAAAATCGCTCTATCTAGTTGCGTTGACTGGCACGGAAAAGTTTTTGTTTCTCTTCACGCGTAAGACTTTCGTAGCCAGACCGTGATATTTTATCGAGAATCATATCGACCTCATCCTGATCGGGTGTTGAGGCCGATGCAGACGATGCACCGGCTGCCGATACATACGAACTGGCTTGTGTGCTGGCGTTGCTTCGCTGCCGATACGACACCTTAACCGCTGGCTTTGGCCTGAGCAGGTTGCTCCAGCCATCCACCAGCCAGTAGATAGGGCGTCCAAGATCGGTGCCGTTTTGAAGTAACTTAACGTACACGAATCCCATCAGCGCACCGCCCAGGTGAGCCAGATGGCCTCCTGCATTCGATCCGGCCGTTTGGGCTACCGAAAGGATGATAAAGAAAAAGACAATGTATTTGATGCGTACCGGCCCAAAAAAGAGCAGGTGGAAGGTGTAGTTAGGCAACAGTGTGGCAGCTCCAACCGCTACCGAAAAAGCAGCCGCCGACGCACCCAGCATGCGTGCGCCATCCGCCTGGCTCTGGAAGAAAGGTACCAGATTGTACATCGCCAGATAAAGCAACCCACCGGCAAGGCCTCCCATGATGTAGAGGCCCATGAGTCGCCGATTACCCAGGTATTCATCAATCAGGCGACCGAACCAGTACAGGAACAGCATGTTATAGAGAATATGAAAAATCTCTTCATGCGAGAAAAAGTACGTGAACAGCGTCCATGGTTTGTGTAAAAACGCATGGATTTCACCCGGAACCATCAACTGACTCGTAATGAAAAAATACGCGCCCGTATTTTCAGCCATTGTCAAACTGACTTTCGTCACCAACAACACCAGAAATATGACGACATTAACTAATATCAATTGGACCAACGTATTGTTGGGCTTATTGAATTCGCTCCGAAAATCATCGAACAACCCGCTCATTCTTTAATAAAACGTTTTTCGTTGTGAACCCCAGTATTTTATCAGTATAAATGCAAACAGCATGCCGCCAATATGGGCGAAATGAGCAACGTTGTCGGTCTGTGTCCGATGCACGCCCGAGTAAAGCTCAAAGGCTCCGTAAAAAATAACGAGATACTTTGCCTTCACCGGTATAGGTGGAAACAATAAAAAAAGCTGAGTGTTCGGAAACAATAGCCCAAATCCCATGATAACTCCAAAAATTGCTCCCGAAGCACCTACCATTGGCTCATCAACCTGATTGGAGAAAATTCGGTTGACAATGGCGACACTGTCCTGTATGTTTTTACTGTCGTTTGGAAAACTTTTAAACTTGTCGATAAAAGGCGTTAACCGATCATAGTATGAAACCGCATGCTGGTCGACAAATCCCAGAAAGTTATCGTAACTAGGATTATCTCTATAGGCTTGCACTGTTTCATATACGTCGTGTACTTCAAAATAGTTTATACCCGAAAATAATAGCGCGGCACCCAGCCCGGTAAAGAAGTAAAAGAATGTAAACCGCTGTGCTCCCCAATTCCGCTCCAACATAGGCCCAAAAACGACCAAACCAATCATGTTACTGAAAATGTGGTTAAAACCACCATGCAGAAACATGTGCGTCAATAACTGGATTGGGTTGAATTTATCGGATAAAAATGAGTGCAATCCAAATTGGTCAATGATTGCATCATTTGTAACCAGAAAAACTAGTACGTTTAGTATTAATAACGCGCGAACTACTGGAGTGAGTGAAAACATCTTATAATGACAAGTTATGCTGATTAAAGCAAATATCAGCGAAATAGACCTGCAATTTTATCCAACGACAACACAACCGTTACCGGCTCTCCGGTAGGTGTGTAGCTTGGGTTAGCAGACGCAAACAATTGATTGACTAAAGCCTTTCGCTCCGTAGTGCTCAGGCGATTTACATAACGCATAGCCGACCGGCGTGCCAGTGAACGGGCCATGGATTCAATTCGGTCCAATTTTAACCGGCCTGTATCGGCCCGGAGTTGCGCCAGCAGGTTAGCAAACAATTCCTCTTCATTTTCGCCCATAATCAAGGCAGGTACACCCCGGATGACAAACGTATTGGCACCTAGTTCATCAAACTCGAAGCCCAAATTCGTCAGATCATCGCGCAGGTCAAGTGCCAACTGAAAATCTACCGGCATCAGCGTTATCGTTTTAGGAAACAACAACTGCTGCGAGGCTCCATTTCGTTTAGTGAGCGATGCATGAAACTGATCGTACAGGATTCGCTCGTGGGCCCGGCGCTGGTCGATCAACAGCATACCCGACTTAATGGGGGCCAGTAAGTACCGATTCTGTATCTGAACAATGTTATCATCATCAACCAGTACGGGAACATCTTGTTCGGGCGATTCCAAACTTACCTGTAACTGATTGGCCCGGCTCCCCAGCGTAATAGGTTCACTTTCCGCTGTTGGCGGCTCGGTGATGGCAGGTGCTGGTTTCGCTGGTCCCAGCCAGTCGCCCTTCTCCACCGGCTGCGCTACTGGTCCCGGTGATGGGCTTGCGTTGCCTGCTACACCTTCGTACAGCGTTTGCCAGTTATTGACAGAAGGCTTATGATCAGCTTTTCGGGGTATATCGAAACTACTGCCCGCAGCTTTGTCCAGCGATTCATTTCGTAAAGACGTTCGCTCATTAGCTGGCTGCTGTGTTGCTCCCGATGCCCAGGACGGTGAAATAGGCCGCGCCGAACCCGGTCCGCTGGTGGCGGACTTACTATCAGCATTACCGTTGCGATTGACATTGACATCGGTCGATACAGGCTTTGGACGAACACCCGCCAGAAAATTGACATCCGAATCAAAGTCGAGGGAAGGGGAGAGGTTGTAAAGCCCCACCGCTTTCCGAACGGCCGCCATCATAATGGCATATACCGACCGCTCGTCATCGAATTTTATTTCCGTCTTTGTCGGGTGAATGTTAATGTCTATATGCGACGGGTCAATGTCGATGAACAGCACATAAAAGGGATGGCTACCTTCGGGCAGTGTACCCTCGTACGCGCCTACTACCGCGTGGTGCAGGTAATTGTGCTTAATAAATCGATTGTTGACGAAGAAGAACTGTTCGTTGCGGGCTTTCTTGGCCGATTCGGGTTTGCCGATGTACCCATGCACGGTTACATACGGTGTTTGTTCTTCGCAGAAGTTCAACTGCTCGCGGTAGCTCTTCCCGAACATATCGACAATGCGTCGGCTCAGCTTCCCGGCCGGGAGGTTGTAAATTTCCTGATCATTATGAAACAGTGAAAACGCAACTTCCGGGTTTGCGAGGGCCACGCGCTGAAATTCGTCGATAATATGACGCATTTCCACCGAATTCGACTTTAGGAAAT is a window of Spirosoma linguale DSM 74 DNA encoding:
- a CDS encoding DNA mismatch repair protein MutL (TIGRFAM: DNA mismatch repair protein MutL~PFAM: MutL dimerisation; DNA mismatch repair protein domain protein; ATP-binding region ATPase domain protein~KEGG: bcj:BCAL3256 DNA mismatch repair protein), whose amino-acid sequence is MLNVIQLLPDSIANQIAAGEVVQRPASVVKELLENSVDAKAKSVQVIVREAGRNLIQIVDDGVGMTETDARMSFERHATSKIRSSDDLFRIRTMGFRGEALASIAAVAQIEMRTRRAEEELGTLIRIEGSDIKAQEAISCLPGTNLLIKNLFFNVPARRNFLKSNSVEMRHIIDEFQRVALANPEVAFSLFHNDQEIYNLPAGKLSRRIVDMFGKSYREQLNFCEEQTPYVTVHGYIGKPESAKKARNEQFFFVNNRFIKHNYLHHAVVGAYEGTLPEGSHPFYVLFIDIDPSHIDINIHPTKTEIKFDDERSVYAIMMAAVRKAVGLYNLSPSLDFDSDVNFLAGVRPKPVSTDVNVNRNGNADSKSATSGPGSARPISPSWASGATQQPANERTSLRNESLDKAAGSSFDIPRKADHKPSVNNWQTLYEGVAGNASPSPGPVAQPVEKGDWLGPAKPAPAITEPPTAESEPITLGSRANQLQVSLESPEQDVPVLVDDDNIVQIQNRYLLAPIKSGMLLIDQRRAHERILYDQFHASLTKRNGASQQLLFPKTITLMPVDFQLALDLRDDLTNLGFEFDELGANTFVIRGVPALIMGENEEELFANLLAQLRADTGRLKLDRIESMARSLARRSAMRYVNRLSTTERKALVNQLFASANPSYTPTGEPVTVVLSLDKIAGLFR
- a CDS encoding Rhomboid family protein (PFAM: Rhomboid family protein~KEGG: hypothetical protein); protein product: MSGLFDDFRSEFNKPNNTLVQLILVNVVIFLVLLVTKVSLTMAENTGAYFFITSQLMVPGEIHAFLHKPWTLFTYFFSHEEIFHILYNMLFLYWFGRLIDEYLGNRRLMGLYIMGGLAGGLLYLAMYNLVPFFQSQADGARMLGASAAAFSVAVGAATLLPNYTFHLLFFGPVRIKYIVFFFIILSVAQTAGSNAGGHLAHLGGALMGFVYVKLLQNGTDLGRPIYWLVDGWSNLLRPKPAVKVSYRQRSNASTQASSYVSAAGASSASASTPDQDEVDMILDKISRSGYESLTREEKQKLFRASQRN
- a CDS encoding Rhomboid family protein (PFAM: Rhomboid family protein~KEGG: hha:Hhal_2019 rhomboid family protein); the protein is MFSLTPVVRALLILNVLVFLVTNDAIIDQFGLHSFLSDKFNPIQLLTHMFLHGGFNHIFSNMIGLVVFGPMLERNWGAQRFTFFYFFTGLGAALLFSGINYFEVHDVYETVQAYRDNPSYDNFLGFVDQHAVSYYDRLTPFIDKFKSFPNDSKNIQDSVAIVNRIFSNQVDEPMVGASGAIFGVIMGFGLLFPNTQLFLLFPPIPVKAKYLVIFYGAFELYSGVHRTQTDNVAHFAHIGGMLFAFILIKYWGSQRKTFY